In the Enterococcus rotai genome, GTCAGAGCTGAATGAGCTCGCTACGCTTTTATTGTTATCTAGCTACGCGGGCTAGTCTCTCGGAAAAAAGATAAATTATAAATGAGGCAAAAAGCACCTCAGTTATAATTTCCTATTTTTCAGTCGAGCCTGAACGAGCCCGCTACGCTTTTATTGTTATCTAGCTGCGCGGGCTAGCTCTTCGGAAAAAAGATAAAAATAGAATGTGACAAAAAGCGTCACAGTCAATTTTTCCTATTTTTCTGTCAGAGCTAAACGAGCCCGCTACGCTTTTAAATTTAGGAGGGTTATTATGTTATTAGGTTCACATGTTAGTATGAGTGGTAAAAAAATGTTATTAGGTTCAGCGGAAGAGGCTACGAGTTATGGTGCAACGACTTTTATGATCTATACGGGTGCACCGCAAAATACGCGCCGTAAGCCGATTGAAGAGATGAATATTGAAGCTGGTCAAGCATTTATGGCTGAGCATGATTTAAGTAATATTGTGGTTCATGCACCTTATATCATTAACTTAGGGAATACGATCAAATTAGAAAATTTTGGCTTTGCAACGTCATTTTTACGTCAAGAAATCGAGCGTGCTCATGCATTAGGAGCAACACAAATCACATTGCATCCAGGTGCGCATGTGGGCGCAGGTGTGGATGCTGGCTTGAAACAAATCATCAAAGGGTTAGATGAAGTGTTGTGGAAAGAACAAGTACCGCAAATTGCCTTAGAAACAATGGCAGGTAAGGGCACTGAGCTCGGTCGAACCTTTGAAGAATTGGCAACGATCATTGAAGGGGTTAAGCTAAATGAAAAGCTATCAGTGACAATGGATACTTGTCATATTAACGATGCAGGCTATAACGTAAAAGATGATTTTGATGGAGTGTTAGAAGAATTTGATAAAATTATTGGTTTAGATCGGTTGAAGGTAGTCCATGTCAATGATTCTAAAAATCCGATGGGTTCACATAAGGACCGTCATGCCAATATTGGTTTTGGCACAATTGGCTTTGATGCGTTAAACAAGGTTGTTCATCATGAAAAATTAAAAGATCTACCTAAAATTTTAGAAACACCGTATGTTGGTGCCGATAAAAAAACAAGTAAAGCGCCATACGGTTACGAAATCGCAATGCTGAAATCACAAACGTTTGATCCAAATCTATTGGAAAAAATTGAAGCCCAAAATTAAAAGCTGAACAGGCTCGTTTAGCCCTGACTGAAAAATAGGAAAATTAGAGGGTGACGTTTTTTGTCACAATCGGATTTTATCTTTTTTCCGAAGGGCTAGCCCGTAAAGCTGGATAAAATTAAAAGCTGAACAGGCTCGTTTAGCCCTGACTGAAAAATAGAAAAATTAGAGGGTGACGTTTTTTGTCACAAGCGGATCTTATCTTTTTTCCGAAAGGATAGCCCGTAAAGCTAGACAAAATAAGTAGAAATCGTCTTTCAGAAATTTCTTGTGAGGAATATGACAAAAGACCTTTTCTTTTTGGTCTGTTTCTAGTAAAATGGTTTCTTGAGAGTAATTTAATAAATTAGGGATAAATAATCCCAATAAAAATTAGAAATTGAAGTTCAATAGGAATAGTGACTGCAACTTTTATCCAGCAGAAGTTCTTATTCAACTTTTCTAGTAGAAAGGAGAGATTTATATGTCAACAGGTTTAGTAGTGTTAATCGCGATTATCGCTTTATTAGCAGGTGCAGCAGGCGGATTTTTCCTTGCGCGCAAATATATGCAAGATTATTTTAAAAAGAATCCTCCCGTTAATGAGGAAATGTTACGAATGATGATGATGTCTATGGGACAAAAACCTTCTGAGAAGAAGATACGTCAAATGATGCAGCAAATGAAGAACCAAGGAGACAAATAGGTTTTTTACATTGCGATTCAGATTTCAAGAGCACAACGGGCTGATTTTTTCAGCTCGTTTTTTTTGCACTTATTTTTTAATAAATGAAAGGAGTTGTATTGAGATGGGAAAACAACAAATGAAAGATGTGAGCGCACAGTAGTCAATTTAGAAGAGGAGAATGATACATGTCTATATTTAAAAAATTAGGGTGGTTTTTCAAACAAGAGAAAAAAAGTTATGTTATTGGGGTCTTTTCATTAGTGATGGTTGCACTAGTGCAGTTAGTTCCGCCGAAGGTGATCGGAATTGTTGTGGATAAAATTGCCGACAAAAATTTAACGATCAAACCAATTTTATTTTGGATTGGCATTTTATTAGCTGCGGCTGTTGCACAATATGTTTTTCGATATATTTGGCGAATTTATATTTGGGGTAGTGCAGCAAGACTGGAAAAAGATTTAAGACGGCAATTATTTCATCATTTTACAAAAATGGATAGTGTTTTTTATCAGAAATATCGAACCGGTGATTTGATGGCTCATGCAACAAATGATTTGAATGCGATTCAAAATGTTGCCGGAGCAGGGATTTTGACTTTTGCGGATTCCTTGATCACAGGTGGTGCCACGATTGTTGCCATGATTTTATTTGTAGATTGGCGTTTAACGTTGATTGCTTTGATTCCATTACCCTTATTAGCGGTAACATCAAGAGTTTTAGGGTCAAAATTGCATGATGCTTTTAGAGATTCACAAGCGGCATTTTCAACGATTAACGACAAAACCCAAGAAAGTATCACTGGGATGAAAGTTATTAAAACATTTGGACAAGAAAAAGAAGATATTCAAGATTTTACAGAGAAAATTGATGATGCCATTGTTAAAAACAAACGAGTTAACTTTTTAGATGCTTTATTTGATCCGTTTATTACGTTGATCATTGGGATTTCATATGTATTAACAATTATTATGGGTGGACGATTTATTATGGAAGGCACGATTACGATTGGGCAGTTGATTTCTTTCATAAGTTATATAGGAATGCTCGTTTGGCCAATGTTTGCAATTGGTCGCCTGTTTAACGTGCTGGAGCGAGGAAATGCTAGCTATGATCGTGTCAATGAATTATTGCATGAAAAGACTCATATCATTGAAAAAAAAGATGCCATCCAAACACCAGCGAAAGGTCAGCTCTCAATGGAAGTTGCGCAGTTCACTTATCCTAAAGATGACCATTCAACTTTAGAACAAATTAAATTTACGGTGGGTGTTGGTGAAACATTAGGAATCGTTGGTAAAACGGGTGCCGGAAAAACAACGATTTTAAAATTGCTGATGCGTGAATATGATCATTATCAAGGGCGTGTGACATTTGGCGGTCATGATATCAAAGATTATTCATTGGATGCTGTGATGCATTCAATTGGCTATGTTCCGC is a window encoding:
- a CDS encoding YneF family protein gives rise to the protein MSTGLVVLIAIIALLAGAAGGFFLARKYMQDYFKKNPPVNEEMLRMMMMSMGQKPSEKKIRQMMQQMKNQGDK
- a CDS encoding ABC transporter ATP-binding protein; translated protein: MSIFKKLGWFFKQEKKSYVIGVFSLVMVALVQLVPPKVIGIVVDKIADKNLTIKPILFWIGILLAAAVAQYVFRYIWRIYIWGSAARLEKDLRRQLFHHFTKMDSVFYQKYRTGDLMAHATNDLNAIQNVAGAGILTFADSLITGGATIVAMILFVDWRLTLIALIPLPLLAVTSRVLGSKLHDAFRDSQAAFSTINDKTQESITGMKVIKTFGQEKEDIQDFTEKIDDAIVKNKRVNFLDALFDPFITLIIGISYVLTIIMGGRFIMEGTITIGQLISFISYIGMLVWPMFAIGRLFNVLERGNASYDRVNELLHEKTHIIEKKDAIQTPAKGQLSMEVAQFTYPKDDHSTLEQIKFTVGVGETLGIVGKTGAGKTTILKLLMREYDHYQGRVTFGGHDIKDYSLDAVMHSIGYVPQDHFLFSMTVRDNIRFANPDFTEAEVEQAAEMAFINNEIKAFPKGYDTLVGERGVSLSGGQKQRISIARALIVDPELLILDDALSAVDAKTEEAILSNLKEARKEKTTIIAAHRLSSVMHAKEIIVLDEGKIVERGTHQELLRIAGWYKRMWDKQQLEAKIEGSEA
- a CDS encoding deoxyribonuclease IV; translated protein: MLLGSHVSMSGKKMLLGSAEEATSYGATTFMIYTGAPQNTRRKPIEEMNIEAGQAFMAEHDLSNIVVHAPYIINLGNTIKLENFGFATSFLRQEIERAHALGATQITLHPGAHVGAGVDAGLKQIIKGLDEVLWKEQVPQIALETMAGKGTELGRTFEELATIIEGVKLNEKLSVTMDTCHINDAGYNVKDDFDGVLEEFDKIIGLDRLKVVHVNDSKNPMGSHKDRHANIGFGTIGFDALNKVVHHEKLKDLPKILETPYVGADKKTSKAPYGYEIAMLKSQTFDPNLLEKIEAQN